One genomic segment of Nocardia spumae includes these proteins:
- a CDS encoding ATP-dependent 6-phosphofructokinase: MRIGVLTGGGDCPGLNAVIRAVVRTANGRYGDAIVGFQDGWRGLLEDRKIHIHNDDRTDRILTKGGTILGTARTNPEVLREGLGRVKRTLDDNGIDALVPIGGEGTLTAAHWLADEGVPVVGVPKTIDNDIDCTDTTFGHDTAVTIATDAIDRLHTTAESHQRVMLVEVMGRHAGWIAMNSGIASGAHLTLVPEAPFDVEEVCTMIKRRFQRGDSHFICVVAEGAKPAEGSFHLREGGVDEYGHERFTGVAHQLGVEIERRIGKEVRTTVLGHVQRGGSPTPYDRVLATRFGLHAAEAVHSGKFGQMVALHGTQIELVSLAEATKQLKLVPSDRYAEAAAFFG, from the coding sequence ATGCGCATCGGAGTCTTGACCGGAGGCGGGGACTGCCCAGGCTTGAACGCGGTCATCCGAGCTGTCGTCCGCACCGCGAACGGCCGCTACGGGGACGCGATCGTCGGCTTCCAGGACGGTTGGCGCGGGTTACTCGAGGATCGCAAGATCCATATCCACAACGACGACCGCACCGACCGCATCCTCACCAAGGGCGGCACCATCCTCGGCACCGCACGCACCAATCCCGAGGTTCTGCGCGAGGGGCTGGGGCGAGTCAAACGCACCCTCGACGACAACGGCATCGACGCCCTCGTCCCGATCGGCGGCGAGGGCACCCTGACCGCCGCCCACTGGCTGGCCGACGAAGGGGTGCCGGTGGTCGGCGTCCCGAAGACCATCGACAACGACATCGACTGCACCGACACCACTTTCGGCCATGACACCGCGGTCACCATCGCCACCGACGCCATCGACCGGCTGCACACCACCGCCGAATCGCATCAGCGAGTCATGCTGGTGGAGGTGATGGGGCGCCACGCCGGCTGGATCGCCATGAACTCCGGTATCGCCTCCGGCGCCCATCTGACCCTCGTCCCCGAGGCGCCCTTCGACGTGGAGGAGGTGTGCACCATGATCAAGCGCCGGTTCCAGCGCGGCGACTCGCACTTCATCTGCGTGGTCGCCGAGGGCGCGAAACCGGCGGAGGGATCGTTCCACCTGCGTGAGGGCGGGGTCGACGAATACGGCCACGAACGGTTCACCGGTGTGGCCCACCAGCTCGGTGTCGAAATCGAACGCCGCATCGGCAAGGAGGTGCGCACCACGGTGCTGGGCCATGTCCAACGCGGCGGTTCGCCGACCCCGTACGACCGGGTGCTGGCGACCCGATTCGGCCTGCACGCCGCCGAGGCGGTCCACAGCGGGAAGTTCGGGCAGATGGTGGCACTGCACGGCACCCAGATCGAGCTGGTATCGCTGGCGGAGGCCACCAAGCAGCTCAAACTGGTGCCGTCGGACCGCTACGCGGAGGCCGCCGCCTTCTTCGGGTGA
- a CDS encoding serine/threonine-protein kinase: MEVPRSLAGTRFGPYEVRSLLGRGGMGEVYEAFDTGKDRVVALKVLPEQLAQDPTYRERFRRESHIAAGLAEPHIVPIHDSGEIDGTLYIDMRLVRGENLRTLLRRQGPLAPDRAIAIVEQVAAALDAAHSAGLVHRDVKPANILVTPADFAYLADFGVARSEGDTAATTTGTHAAASYTYMAPERFDAGPVTTRADIYSLACVLYECLTGSTPFPAQSVSVLIRSHLSEPPPRPSAERPDVPEAVDAVIARALAKSAADRYQTAGQFAAATRSALAAGARSAAAGTPPDSVTTGVFGAELLAEAPPTPPTPEPAIDDAPTPVDLPVATVQDYRREPEPTTFQPFGPDGPTIAANFQPRGPLITPPEGAPAAPVSGGPADSAAAPSVPASDAGASADSTTSRGYETTGTLRIIAPPDADEREATGDLPVIHPADPTLVHPGEFHYSPLQADGSAAAVKPPVSRPQPAVPAAARSAEPSSAYADPIPGSEHRTQLLDPAQFHTDPRSAPRPRSGEDTGSPAEGETTAGSDSDTRFLDISQFGTGAGDTQFLEVAGLRGQTRYDDDHYDESGAEDAGAEDAGYEDAGYEDSAFDESGYDESGYEDDPRYAHDAGYHDETDPEDSYADDSYADDEFAFAAADYDEAPPAKRSRSVAVPVVLGVLGAVVVAGLGVVGWQVFGSSSSDDAPATASGPATSAAAPQRAATGVAPTTAAPTTTTGATPALPVGASPCSQSATAGESFGKAATGSEVTSCGFAEAVRQAYAKAARSHGATSAATADANTSIIAVSPVTGRSYPMTCTSSGKVVTCTGGDNAVVYVY; this comes from the coding sequence GTGGAAGTGCCGAGATCCCTGGCCGGTACCAGGTTCGGCCCGTACGAGGTGCGCTCGCTGCTCGGTCGCGGCGGTATGGGCGAGGTGTACGAGGCGTTCGATACCGGTAAGGATCGCGTCGTCGCGTTGAAGGTGCTGCCCGAACAGCTGGCGCAGGATCCGACGTACCGGGAGCGCTTCCGCCGCGAATCCCATATCGCGGCCGGCCTGGCCGAACCGCATATCGTCCCGATCCACGACTCGGGTGAGATCGACGGCACCCTCTACATCGATATGCGGCTGGTGCGGGGCGAGAATCTGCGCACCCTGCTGCGGCGTCAGGGCCCGCTCGCCCCGGACCGGGCGATCGCGATCGTCGAGCAAGTGGCCGCCGCACTCGACGCCGCCCACAGCGCCGGGCTGGTACATCGTGATGTGAAGCCCGCGAATATCCTGGTCACCCCGGCCGATTTCGCCTATCTGGCCGATTTCGGCGTCGCCCGTAGCGAGGGTGACACCGCGGCCACCACCACCGGCACCCATGCCGCCGCGTCCTACACCTATATGGCGCCCGAGCGGTTCGACGCCGGACCGGTGACCACTCGCGCCGATATCTACTCGCTGGCCTGTGTGCTGTACGAGTGCCTCACCGGCTCGACACCGTTTCCGGCACAGAGCGTCAGTGTGCTGATCCGATCGCATCTGTCCGAGCCGCCGCCGCGGCCCAGTGCGGAGCGCCCCGACGTGCCGGAGGCGGTCGACGCCGTGATCGCGCGCGCGCTGGCCAAGAGCGCGGCCGACCGGTACCAGACCGCTGGGCAGTTCGCGGCCGCCACCCGGTCGGCACTCGCGGCCGGCGCCAGGTCGGCCGCGGCGGGCACGCCGCCGGACTCGGTGACGACCGGGGTGTTCGGGGCCGAACTCCTCGCCGAGGCACCGCCCACGCCCCCGACCCCCGAGCCGGCGATCGACGACGCGCCCACCCCGGTCGATCTGCCCGTGGCAACCGTGCAGGACTATCGCCGGGAGCCGGAGCCCACCACCTTCCAGCCGTTCGGACCGGACGGGCCGACGATCGCGGCGAATTTCCAGCCCCGCGGTCCGCTGATCACACCGCCCGAGGGTGCGCCCGCCGCCCCCGTGTCCGGGGGGCCCGCCGATTCCGCTGCCGCACCGTCCGTTCCGGCGAGCGACGCCGGCGCATCGGCGGATTCGACGACCTCGCGCGGCTACGAGACCACCGGAACGCTGCGCATCATCGCGCCGCCGGACGCGGACGAGCGCGAGGCCACCGGTGATCTGCCGGTGATCCACCCGGCCGACCCCACACTGGTGCATCCGGGCGAATTCCACTACTCGCCGCTGCAGGCCGACGGGTCCGCGGCGGCCGTGAAGCCGCCGGTGAGCCGTCCGCAACCGGCGGTACCCGCGGCGGCGCGCTCCGCCGAACCGAGCAGCGCCTACGCCGATCCGATTCCCGGTTCCGAACACCGCACCCAACTGCTGGATCCCGCGCAGTTCCACACCGATCCGAGGTCGGCCCCGCGGCCCCGGTCCGGCGAGGACACCGGCTCGCCGGCCGAGGGGGAGACGACCGCGGGGTCCGACAGCGACACCCGCTTCCTGGATATCTCGCAGTTCGGCACCGGCGCGGGCGATACCCAGTTCCTCGAGGTCGCCGGATTACGCGGGCAGACCCGCTACGACGACGATCACTACGACGAGTCCGGTGCCGAGGACGCCGGTGCCGAGGACGCCGGTTACGAGGACGCCGGTTACGAGGACTCGGCCTTCGACGAGTCGGGCTACGACGAGTCCGGGTACGAGGACGATCCGCGCTACGCCCACGACGCCGGCTATCACGACGAGACCGATCCCGAAGACTCCTACGCGGACGACTCCTACGCGGACGACGAGTTCGCCTTCGCCGCAGCGGATTACGATGAGGCCCCGCCCGCGAAGCGGTCCCGCTCGGTCGCCGTGCCAGTGGTTCTCGGGGTGCTGGGCGCGGTGGTCGTCGCCGGCCTCGGCGTAGTCGGCTGGCAGGTGTTCGGCTCCTCGTCGAGCGACGACGCCCCGGCCACCGCCTCCGGTCCGGCCACCTCCGCCGCGGCGCCCCAGCGCGCCGCCACCGGTGTCGCACCGACGACAGCGGCGCCGACCACCACGACCGGCGCCACCCCGGCCTTGCCGGTGGGCGCGAGCCCGTGCTCGCAATCCGCCACCGCCGGCGAATCGTTCGGCAAGGCCGCCACCGGATCCGAGGTGACCTCGTGCGGCTTCGCCGAGGCGGTGCGCCAGGCGTATGCGAAGGCCGCCCGATCCCACGGCGCGACCAGCGCGGCGACAGCCGACGCCAACACCTCGATCATCGCGGTCAGCCCGGTGACGGGACGGTCCTACCCGATGACGTGCACGAGTTCGGGCAAGGTCGTCACCTGCACCGGCGGCGACAACGCGGTGGTCTATGTCTATTGA
- a CDS encoding response regulator produces MNSGQVPLADTDTATTTVLVVDDQELVRGGLRRILRRRDGFVVAECGDGDEVPAALAANRPDVVLMDLRMKRVGGIDATRRLRERDGAPPVLVLTTFDDDHLLSGALRAGAAGFILKDSPAEDLIRAVRTVAEGGSWLDPSVTGRVLSAYRTARPVPAEERAHLNELTARELEVLKLIGRGRVNSEIAAMLGISEVTVKSHVGHIFGKLGLRDRAAAIVFAFDHGVVAPGESAF; encoded by the coding sequence GTGAATTCGGGGCAGGTCCCGCTCGCCGATACCGATACCGCGACCACCACCGTCCTCGTCGTCGACGACCAGGAACTCGTGCGCGGCGGACTGCGCCGCATCCTGCGCCGCCGCGACGGCTTCGTGGTCGCCGAATGCGGTGACGGTGACGAGGTGCCCGCCGCGCTGGCCGCCAACCGCCCCGACGTGGTGCTGATGGATCTGCGAATGAAGCGGGTGGGTGGCATCGACGCCACCCGCCGCCTGCGCGAGCGCGACGGCGCACCGCCGGTGCTGGTGCTCACCACCTTCGACGACGACCATCTGCTCTCCGGCGCGCTGCGTGCGGGTGCGGCCGGATTCATCCTCAAGGACTCCCCGGCCGAGGATCTGATCCGGGCGGTGCGCACCGTGGCCGAGGGCGGCTCGTGGCTGGATCCGTCGGTCACCGGCCGGGTGCTCTCGGCCTATCGCACCGCGCGCCCGGTGCCCGCCGAGGAGCGCGCGCACCTCAACGAGCTGACCGCACGCGAACTCGAGGTGCTGAAACTGATCGGCCGGGGCCGGGTCAACTCCGAGATCGCGGCCATGCTCGGCATCTCCGAAGTGACGGTAAAGAGCCACGTAGGACACATTTTCGGCAAGCTCGGGTTACGTGATCGGGCGGCCGCGATCGTCTTCGCGTTTGACCACGGCGTGGTCGCACCCGGAGAATCGGCGTTCTGA
- a CDS encoding sensor histidine kinase, whose amino-acid sequence MDLTSAHGRKGAADAGSEPVPRPDDDAGVPPRTAHHPGPLRLALGRVARRIADLVHDPGGTLRRRVEEMSYGYPVSVVVTADIAVVVAAIAAASLRSQYFDTGVPFIAVALLFACYPLLFLFDLSPKPAVFGLSALAAQALFLVQPVSPDCSPLVLTVMVGMIAAIAPKRASLFWMLLAVAEILIFYALGYAELVQVYVVAIVLGWMVGLMLRFQRQSLDQERENQQIRAAQAADDERRRIAREVHDVIAHSLSVTLLHLTAARHSLETDRDVDEAIDALGDAERLGRQAMADIRHTVGLLDQRPSAMTPEPGLDDIGDLVSDFVGAGLPVTYRLSGDAGSVSASTGLALYRISQESLSNIAKHAPGAAATVDIAVTPMEVTVQVRNTLPAGPAPRTGRGMGINGMRQRTATLNGNLSAGRSGDHWQVRARIPLAPGEVCPMTGIDDPLTIVREAITSLTRKRQEGM is encoded by the coding sequence ATGGACCTGACCAGCGCCCACGGTCGCAAGGGCGCGGCAGATGCCGGATCGGAACCGGTGCCGCGGCCCGATGACGATGCCGGGGTGCCGCCGCGAACGGCGCACCACCCGGGTCCGCTGCGCCTGGCGCTGGGCCGGGTCGCGCGCCGTATCGCCGACCTCGTCCACGACCCCGGCGGCACCCTGCGCCGGCGGGTGGAGGAGATGTCCTACGGCTATCCCGTCTCGGTGGTGGTGACGGCCGATATCGCGGTCGTGGTCGCCGCCATCGCGGCCGCCTCGCTGCGCAGCCAGTACTTCGACACCGGAGTGCCCTTCATCGCGGTAGCGCTGCTGTTCGCCTGCTATCCGCTGCTGTTCCTGTTCGATCTGTCCCCGAAACCGGCGGTGTTCGGCCTGTCCGCACTCGCCGCGCAGGCGCTGTTCCTGGTGCAGCCGGTCTCCCCCGACTGTTCGCCACTGGTGCTGACGGTCATGGTCGGCATGATCGCAGCGATCGCGCCCAAACGGGCCAGCCTGTTCTGGATGCTGCTCGCGGTCGCCGAGATTCTGATCTTCTACGCCCTCGGCTACGCCGAACTGGTGCAGGTCTACGTGGTGGCCATCGTATTGGGGTGGATGGTCGGGCTGATGCTGCGGTTCCAGCGGCAGTCGCTCGACCAGGAACGCGAGAATCAGCAGATCCGCGCGGCCCAGGCCGCCGACGACGAGCGCCGCCGGATCGCGCGCGAGGTACACGACGTGATCGCGCATTCGCTCAGCGTCACGCTGTTGCATCTGACCGCGGCTCGTCACTCCCTCGAAACCGATCGCGACGTCGACGAGGCCATCGACGCCCTCGGTGATGCCGAACGCCTGGGCCGCCAGGCGATGGCCGATATCCGGCACACCGTCGGGCTGCTCGATCAGCGGCCCTCGGCCATGACCCCCGAACCCGGACTCGACGATATCGGCGATCTGGTCTCGGACTTCGTCGGCGCCGGACTGCCGGTGACCTACCGTCTCAGCGGCGATGCCGGATCGGTGTCGGCCTCCACCGGACTCGCGCTCTACCGGATCAGCCAGGAATCGCTGTCCAATATCGCCAAGCACGCGCCGGGTGCGGCCGCGACCGTCGATATCGCCGTCACACCGATGGAAGTGACCGTGCAGGTGCGCAATACGCTGCCGGCCGGCCCGGCGCCACGCACCGGACGCGGTATGGGGATCAACGGCATGCGCCAGCGCACCGCGACGCTCAACGGCAACCTGTCGGCGGGCCGGTCGGGTGATCATTGGCAGGTGCGCGCGCGCATCCCGCTGGCTCCGGGCGAGGTGTGCCCGATGACCGGAATCGACGATCCGCTGACGATCGTGCGCGAGGCCATCACCTCGCTGACCCGCAAGCGCCAGGAGGGCATGTGA
- a CDS encoding ABC transporter ATP-binding protein, whose protein sequence is MLELTDIVKEYRVGEQRVRALDSISLRIEAGEFTSIIGPSGSGKSTLLHLLGALDSPDSGSIRFQGAEIGALDDNRQSEFRRHRVGFVFQFFNLLPTLSAWENVAVPKLLDGTGLRKAEPRALELLNLVGLADRAEHRPAELSGGQMQRVAVARALIMDPPLILADEPTGNLDSKTGAAILKLLGDISGAGNSVVMVTHDMGAVEYCDRVITLRDGHIGSDERVGARREGAAAAADGEVRGGDEVVRA, encoded by the coding sequence ATGTTGGAATTGACCGACATCGTGAAGGAATACCGGGTGGGCGAACAGCGGGTTCGTGCTCTCGACAGCATCAGCCTGCGTATCGAGGCAGGTGAGTTCACCTCGATCATCGGTCCGTCCGGCTCCGGTAAGAGCACTCTGCTGCATCTGCTCGGCGCACTCGATTCGCCGGACTCGGGGTCGATCAGATTCCAGGGTGCGGAGATCGGCGCGCTCGACGACAACCGGCAATCCGAATTCCGCCGCCACCGTGTGGGTTTCGTGTTCCAGTTCTTCAATCTGCTGCCCACGCTGTCGGCATGGGAGAACGTCGCGGTCCCGAAGCTGCTGGACGGCACCGGATTACGCAAAGCCGAGCCGCGGGCCCTGGAACTACTGAACCTCGTCGGGCTCGCCGATCGCGCCGAGCATCGGCCCGCGGAACTGTCCGGTGGGCAGATGCAGCGGGTGGCGGTCGCCCGCGCGCTGATCATGGATCCGCCGTTGATCCTGGCCGACGAGCCCACCGGCAACCTGGACTCCAAGACCGGCGCCGCCATTCTGAAGCTGCTCGGCGACATCTCCGGTGCGGGCAACTCGGTGGTGATGGTCACCCACGACATGGGTGCGGTCGAATACTGCGATCGGGTGATCACCCTGCGGGACGGGCACATCGGTTCCGACGAGCGTGTCGGTGCGCGGCGTGAGGGTGCCGCGGCCGCCGCCGACGGTGAGGTCCGCGGCGGCGACGAGGTGGTGCGCGCGTGA
- a CDS encoding ABC transporter permease → MITAGWDRLRLFNIGELLTHRGRTAMSMAVMAVSAGLLVAVLSIAGSVTGSVDRLTTALGGRAQLEISGVTESGFGQDLLPRIRAVPGVGAAVPMIRTGIGDRDERSLLIGADASVSALGSDLDDAVRDRAMTLLSVPDGVLVGTGMGRHEGETFSLGSRHVTVAGVLDDATSRKLNSGHIVIATLPVAQQLAGRAGMLDSIQIVPKPDTDVGQLRSALTGVVDGRAVVADPSLRTAQAGGAIQLVRFSTTMASAAALIVSGFLIYNAMSMAVAQRRPTLSLLRAIGGRRGPMVRDLIAEAAIVGLIGGAIGSVIGLFAGRTSINQIPSAMMAAVQTRTEYIVPWYAIPVAITACVLASVAAASIAARQIYKVEPIEALAPVGVSKADTVSPWLRWGALAGGLALVVAAISIARADIGRASLAAISLSITGVVGVCFAAMAPIVRFAAGVARLFGAPGALGATTIERAPRRVWATAMTVMIGVTATVAMGGASSNLVDSATDSFADLAERDAYVSPTSLAEFPTGPILPADLKQKVRAVPGVAEVGSAQMAFATVGGDRVMVQAYEPNVRTDLLARLGPEVAQQMSTGAGVVLSRDVARSLGVGTGARVSLPTPTGIHDVRVLAVIPYFSALSGIVLMDLNILRQWYDRPGETILGVGFAPGADKDRVLDAIRGVVPPGMHVDTGPQALAAVSGGVRQGTSLSGSILWIVVLVSTAALLNTLMLSVLERRREMGVLRAMGTSRRFLLRTVLTEAAGIGLTGAALGLVTGASVQYLATMAMGRAMTIDVVYRPSPMLLVYALAALILALLGSVPPSLRAARMPIVEAIAVD, encoded by the coding sequence GTGATCACGGCCGGCTGGGATCGGTTGCGGCTGTTCAATATCGGCGAGCTGCTCACCCATCGGGGCCGCACCGCGATGTCGATGGCGGTCATGGCGGTGTCGGCGGGGCTGCTGGTCGCAGTGCTCAGCATCGCCGGCTCGGTGACCGGTTCGGTGGACCGGCTCACCACGGCACTGGGCGGTAGGGCGCAACTCGAGATATCGGGAGTCACCGAGAGCGGGTTCGGCCAGGATCTGCTGCCGCGGATTCGCGCGGTGCCGGGTGTCGGGGCCGCGGTGCCGATGATCCGGACCGGTATCGGCGACCGGGACGAGCGCAGCCTGCTGATCGGTGCCGACGCCTCGGTCTCGGCGCTGGGCAGCGATCTCGACGACGCCGTGCGCGATCGAGCGATGACACTGCTGTCGGTACCCGATGGTGTGCTGGTGGGTACGGGGATGGGCCGGCACGAGGGCGAAACCTTCTCGCTGGGTTCCCGGCACGTGACCGTGGCCGGGGTGCTCGACGACGCTACGTCCCGCAAACTCAACAGCGGGCATATCGTCATCGCCACCCTGCCGGTGGCCCAGCAGCTGGCCGGCCGCGCCGGGATGCTCGATTCGATCCAGATCGTGCCGAAACCGGATACCGATGTAGGACAGCTGCGTTCGGCGCTGACCGGGGTGGTCGACGGCCGCGCCGTGGTGGCCGACCCGAGTCTGCGCACCGCACAGGCGGGTGGTGCGATCCAGCTGGTGCGCTTCTCCACCACGATGGCGTCGGCGGCGGCGCTGATCGTGTCCGGCTTCCTCATCTACAACGCGATGAGTATGGCGGTGGCGCAACGGCGTCCGACCCTGTCGCTGCTGCGAGCCATCGGCGGCCGACGCGGGCCCATGGTGCGTGATCTGATCGCCGAAGCCGCGATCGTCGGACTGATCGGCGGGGCGATCGGCTCGGTGATCGGGCTGTTCGCCGGGCGCACGTCGATCAACCAGATCCCGTCGGCGATGATGGCCGCGGTCCAGACACGCACCGAGTACATCGTGCCCTGGTACGCGATTCCGGTCGCGATCACGGCCTGTGTGCTGGCCAGTGTGGCGGCCGCGTCGATCGCCGCGCGGCAGATCTACAAGGTGGAGCCGATCGAGGCGCTGGCACCGGTGGGGGTGTCGAAGGCCGATACGGTGAGCCCGTGGCTGCGCTGGGGTGCGCTGGCCGGCGGCCTGGCGCTGGTCGTCGCCGCGATCTCGATCGCCCGGGCCGATATCGGCCGGGCGTCGCTGGCCGCCATCTCACTGTCCATCACGGGCGTGGTCGGTGTGTGCTTCGCGGCGATGGCGCCGATCGTGCGATTCGCGGCCGGGGTGGCCCGGCTCTTCGGTGCGCCGGGTGCGTTGGGCGCCACCACCATCGAACGGGCGCCCCGGCGGGTCTGGGCGACCGCCATGACGGTGATGATCGGCGTGACCGCCACCGTCGCCATGGGGGGCGCGTCGAGCAATCTCGTCGACTCCGCCACCGATTCCTTCGCCGATCTGGCCGAGCGCGACGCCTATGTGAGCCCGACGTCGCTGGCCGAATTCCCCACGGGACCGATACTTCCGGCGGATCTGAAACAGAAGGTGCGCGCGGTGCCCGGGGTGGCCGAGGTCGGCTCGGCGCAGATGGCGTTCGCCACCGTCGGCGGCGATCGGGTCATGGTGCAGGCCTACGAACCGAATGTGCGTACCGATCTGCTCGCGCGGCTGGGACCCGAAGTGGCACAGCAGATGTCGACCGGTGCGGGGGTGGTGTTGTCCCGTGATGTGGCGCGCTCGCTGGGCGTCGGGACCGGTGCGCGGGTGTCCCTGCCGACACCGACCGGAATCCACGACGTCCGGGTACTGGCGGTGATTCCGTACTTCTCGGCGCTGTCGGGCATCGTGCTGATGGATCTGAACATCCTGCGGCAGTGGTACGACCGGCCGGGGGAGACGATTCTGGGGGTCGGTTTCGCGCCGGGCGCCGACAAGGACAGGGTGCTCGACGCGATCCGCGGCGTGGTGCCGCCCGGTATGCATGTCGATACCGGTCCGCAGGCGCTGGCCGCGGTATCGGGAGGGGTGCGGCAGGGCACCTCGCTGTCGGGGTCGATTCTGTGGATCGTCGTACTGGTCTCGACCGCGGCGCTGCTGAACACACTGATGCTCTCGGTGCTGGAGCGACGCCGGGAGATGGGTGTGCTGCGCGCGATGGGCACCAGTCGCCGTTTCCTGCTGCGCACCGTTCTGACCGAGGCGGCCGGCATCGGATTGACGGGCGCGGCACTGGGATTGGTGACCGGTGCGAGCGTGCAGTACCTGGCCACCATGGCCATGGGGCGGGCGATGACGATCGACGTCGTCTACCGGCCCAGTCCGATGCTGCTGGTCTACGCCCTCGCCGCCCTGATCCTGGCGCTGCTCGGTTCCGTTCCGCCGTCGCTGCGCGCGGCCCGCATGCCGATCGTCGAGGCCATCGCCGTCGACTGA
- the gatB gene encoding Asp-tRNA(Asn)/Glu-tRNA(Gln) amidotransferase subunit GatB translates to MTAPTVDLMDYADVIDRYEPVLGMEVHVELGTATKMFCGCPTVFGAEPNTQVCPVCLGLPGALPVVNQQAVESAIRIGLALNCSITPWGRFARKNYFYPDQPKNYQISQYDEPIATDGYLDVVLDDGSTFRVEIERAHMEEDTGKSLHVGGATGRIHGASHSLLDYNRAGVPLIEIVTKPVTGAGERAPEVARAYVTALREVLKSLDVSDVKMEQGSLRCDANVSLMPKGAKEFGTRTETKNVNSLRSVEVAVRFEMRRQAAVLAGGGIILMETRHFHETDGTTSPGRPKESAEDYRYFPEPDLEPIAPDAAWVEELRGTIPEYPWLRRARIQAEWGLSDEVFRDLVNADALDLIIATVDAGTSVDAARAWWVNYLTEQAKEREVALEDLAITPQQVAEVVALVDAKTINSKVARQVVDFVLAGEGDPGQIVEAKGLGMVSDDSALQTEVDKALAANPDIADKIRSGKVQAAGKIVGDVMKATRGQADAARVRELVLAACSAA, encoded by the coding sequence ATGACTGCACCCACGGTGGACTTGATGGACTATGCCGACGTCATCGACCGGTACGAGCCGGTGCTCGGCATGGAAGTGCACGTCGAGCTGGGCACCGCGACCAAGATGTTCTGCGGGTGCCCGACCGTGTTCGGTGCCGAGCCCAACACCCAGGTCTGCCCGGTCTGCCTCGGCCTGCCGGGCGCGCTGCCGGTGGTCAACCAGCAGGCCGTCGAATCGGCGATCCGGATCGGTCTCGCGCTGAACTGCTCGATCACCCCGTGGGGCCGGTTCGCGCGCAAGAACTACTTCTACCCCGACCAGCCGAAGAACTACCAGATCAGCCAGTACGACGAGCCGATCGCCACCGACGGCTACCTCGATGTGGTGCTCGACGACGGCTCCACCTTCCGGGTCGAGATCGAGCGCGCCCACATGGAAGAGGACACCGGTAAGTCACTGCACGTGGGCGGCGCCACCGGCCGCATCCACGGTGCGAGCCATTCACTGCTGGACTACAACCGCGCGGGTGTGCCGCTGATCGAGATCGTCACCAAGCCGGTCACCGGTGCCGGTGAGCGGGCGCCCGAGGTGGCCCGCGCCTACGTCACCGCCCTGCGCGAGGTGCTGAAGTCGCTCGACGTCTCCGATGTGAAAATGGAGCAGGGTTCGCTGCGCTGCGATGCCAACGTCTCGCTGATGCCCAAGGGCGCGAAGGAATTCGGCACCCGCACCGAGACCAAGAACGTCAACTCGCTGCGCAGCGTCGAGGTCGCGGTGCGTTTCGAGATGCGCCGCCAGGCCGCGGTGCTCGCCGGCGGCGGCATCATCCTGATGGAGACCCGGCACTTCCACGAGACCGACGGCACCACCTCGCCCGGACGCCCGAAGGAGTCCGCTGAGGACTACCGCTACTTCCCCGAACCGGATCTGGAGCCGATCGCCCCGGATGCCGCCTGGGTGGAGGAACTGCGCGGCACCATCCCCGAGTATCCGTGGCTGCGCCGGGCGCGTATCCAGGCCGAGTGGGGTCTGTCCGACGAGGTGTTCCGCGATCTGGTCAACGCCGACGCGCTGGACCTGATCATCGCGACCGTCGATGCCGGCACCTCGGTCGATGCGGCCCGCGCCTGGTGGGTCAACTACCTCACCGAACAGGCCAAGGAGCGCGAGGTCGCGCTCGAGGATCTGGCGATCACGCCCCAGCAGGTCGCCGAGGTGGTCGCGCTGGTCGACGCCAAGACCATCAACTCCAAGGTCGCGCGCCAGGTCGTGGACTTCGTCCTGGCCGGTGAGGGTGATCCGGGGCAGATCGTGGAGGCCAAGGGCCTGGGCATGGTCTCCGACGACTCCGCACTGCAGACCGAGGTCGACAAGGCCCTGGCCGCCAATCCCGATATCGCCGACAAGATCCGCTCCGGCAAGGTCCAGGCCGCCGGCAAGATCGTCGGCGACGTCATGAAGGCCACCCGCGGCCAAGCCGATGCGGCCCGGGTGCGCGAGCTGGTCCTCGCCGCCTGCAGCGCGGCCTGA